DNA from Intestinimonas massiliensis (ex Afouda et al. 2020):
TGTTTGATTGCTGTTGGCATCTTTTAATTGATAAAACAAGGCACCATGTGAAGTGGGAGTCGAACCCACGAACGATGGGTATGAACCATCTGCTATAACCAACTTAGCTATTCGTTCTTTGCTGTTGGTGCCTTTCATAAAGGTGGCAGACCGATTCTCTACATCCCAGCTTACGGCCACGCGGATATCTCACGGCCAGCTACCGCCTTTATCATTGAAGTGCATCATCCGAGTGGGACTTGAACCCACGACACTGAGATTTTTAGTCTCCTATTCTACCAGCTGAACTATCGGATGATGCATTCACAAGACGCCATTATGATAATTACATGTTGGGGATCTCACCCAACTTTGGCCTGACCTGAAGTCAGGTGCTCCTTAAGTGAGCTAATGTAGGACAATATCAGATAATTGCTGTTGGCGTCTTTTACAAAGCACATTTCACCGCCCCAGTGCTACGTCCATAAGTGGCCTCGCAGGGGGCATATAGCTTCTACGGTTAACAGTCGTATGCTTTTTAGTGTTGCTGTTTGTGCTTTTCGTGAGTTAAGAATACCTCCCAGACAGAGGAAAATCACGGAAAAAAAGTTGCGAACACTGTTTATTGCTGTAATCACATATAAATTTTTCCGGCTAAATACAATTACAACTTCATGTGATATGCTTAATGTATAAAAGCTTGGGGGGTTCATAAAATGAGATATAATCAATCCAAATACTGGTTGGAAAACAGCACCGACCTGCAGCCACGCCCAATGGCAGATGCGCTAAGTCGTGTGAAACGGATCGAACATGGTCTTTGTCTGGATTTGAAGTATATCAAAGATGGAGGTAGCTATGTCCTCAATAAGATGGAATACTCAGCCACAGACGAGAGCAACTCAAAACAACCGCCCATTGGACTTACGCTCAAGCCTGGTGCAAACATCCGCAATGGTATGGCATCACTGAAGGCTGCAGCTAAGCAATATTTTAATTTCTGCCATGCGACAAATTATCAAAAGTAAGCACAAATGAAGCCCTGTCCACGATGGACAGGGCTTTTGCAATACAAACTTATTACTGACACAATGTGCCTGTGGGCTCACTTAGAGATTTCGCGTCAATTTTGGTAATCGTACAGAATGTATCAAAGAACTCCTTTGCCAAGTCTTCGTCTTCAGTACCTTTCTTAATTTCAACAATATCTCTGAGGACCTGAGCAGCCTGCTCATCTGTAATATACCGGTGTAATCCGGAGCTCCACACAGCAACATCAGGTTGTTTTTCATTTGCGTGGTAGCGCCAGAACGGCATCTGGTGAGCCTGATCAGATGTCAGCTTAATCTTGAATTTTGACTTAGTTGACACAAAGCCTTCGTCCAGATCATCTCCATCATAGGTCTGATCTACCAGGAAGACAGCAAAGATAAATCGATCTTATTCCGTGGTATAGGGCTCACGAGTGGTCAGAGTGCAGAGGCTGTTCGTTTGGACACCACTCAAATGCATGGGTTGACCTTTGCGGTCACCGTTCTGAACAATGCCAGCCATCGCCTTCCATTCACGCAGCATCTGACTTTCATAGCAGACCAAGTCTCCATTGGCTAATACATCTTCAAGATCTTGCCGGGTAATCTAGCCATTCTTGCTGCCGAAATGAACGGACAGTGTTTTACCCTCCTAGCTAATGACAGTTCCAACGCCCAGAATTTTATGTAAGACTTCTTTTTCAATGATATCCATGCCAATTCCTCCACATTAAGTACGTTGGATGCGGTCAGTGTCATTCTGCTCATCATTTAACTTGTGCAGTTTAGCTAGGGAAATACTGCGCTGGCCATTCTTCTGAATGGGACCAGCGGCGTTCCATACTGTGGCACCTTTTCCGTTGTAGCATTCTTCGAACGATCGATCCATCTGGTAAGAGTTTAATGACAATCAAATAGTCTGGCTCACTGCTGATGGCAATTCGATTAATCTGCGTGGCCTTAATCTGAACATAGCGACCATCCGGCACTACAGCATGGTGAGTCTCATGGGAAGCTGGCAGTAACTGCAAACCACAGTTCTCGGCTACCAATACTTCGCCAATACTGCCAACCATATGTCCGTCCGGAGTAAAGTGACGACCGGGATACAGAGCCTCAAGTTCTGCGGTAATCGCATATATTCTCTTCACCTTCTCTGAAAGCAGAGCGTTATTCTCAGAAGTGCTCAAATGTATCACCACCTGCAAGTATTGTACCCATCTTACAGAGAAATGGCAGCTAAACCTTTTAATAAGTTGTCTCGCTGTCCTTTTATTGGGACAGGATATGTGATAAAATATCAATATAAACTGGTAGTGAAGGTGGATTTGATGGCATACAGCGAGCTAATAAAGAACTTCGAGCGTATCCGTGACTACATGCGCGAATTCTATGTCTATGGCTTCAAGAGCCGTGAGGAATATGATGCCAAAAGCGCACGTAGCTATGATAATGAGCGCCGTAGAATTGAAAGCTGGCTCGGCGACTATATGTCCTTCCATCAGGATGCAACCGGAAAGAACGTGTTTCTATCTGTAGATAGCCGGAGAATCCCTCAGAATCCCCTCCATAAAGCTTTCAAGGCAAAAAGCTTTACAGACAAGGATATTACACTGCATTTCTACATTTTGGACATCCTGGCTGATGGAAACGCTCTCTCCTCTAAGGAAATTATCGACCGGATCACAGATGGCTATCTGTCTCATTTTAATGATGTCTTCTCTTTAGACGAATCCACTGTACGAAAGA
Protein-coding regions in this window:
- a CDS encoding DUF6998 domain-containing protein; amino-acid sequence: MSTSENNALLSEKVKRIYAITAELEALYPGRHFTPDGHMVGSIGEVLVAENCGLQLLPASHETHHAVVPDGRYVQIKATQINRIAISSEPDYLIVIKLLPDGSIVRRMLQRKRCHSMERRWSHSEEWPAQYFPS